In a genomic window of Sporosarcina trichiuri:
- the ric gene encoding iron-sulfur cluster repair di-iron protein, with protein MSTITLDQHVSDIVTVIPQSADLFRTLRIDYCCGGKIPLQEAAVQRGLEPEEVLRQVRQIDEKQEYRQSLEPSSFGEKTLIAYIQEKYHAGLREELPLLAPYITKVARVHGEHHPHLLRVQEIFKLLRAELIDHTDDEDENVFPLILDYMQEPTPAKKEHLKPHVTELENEHDNAGRLLHELREITDNFTPPAEACGTYRLVYARLEQFEKETFEHVHLENNVLFDRVRAAI; from the coding sequence ATGTCAACCATCACACTTGACCAGCATGTCTCTGACATTGTCACCGTGATTCCTCAAAGCGCCGATCTGTTCCGCACCTTGCGTATCGATTACTGCTGCGGTGGTAAGATTCCTCTGCAGGAGGCGGCTGTCCAGCGTGGTCTCGAACCGGAAGAGGTCCTGAGACAAGTCCGGCAGATCGATGAGAAGCAGGAGTACCGGCAGAGTCTGGAACCTTCGTCGTTCGGCGAAAAGACATTGATCGCCTACATCCAGGAGAAATACCATGCCGGCCTGCGCGAAGAGCTGCCGCTCCTCGCTCCTTACATCACGAAAGTTGCACGCGTACATGGGGAACATCACCCCCACTTGCTGCGTGTCCAAGAAATCTTCAAACTGCTGCGCGCAGAACTGATCGATCATACGGATGACGAGGACGAAAATGTCTTCCCGCTCATTCTGGATTATATGCAAGAGCCGACTCCTGCCAAAAAAGAACACCTTAAGCCGCATGTCACCGAATTGGAGAATGAGCACGACAATGCCGGCCGTCTTCTTCACGAGTTGCGGGAGATCACCGATAACTTCACCCCGCCTGCTGAAGCGTGTGGAACCTACCGCCTGGTCTATGCGCGGCTTGAGCAGTTCGAGAAGGAAACGTTTGAACATGTCCACTTGGAGAACAATGTCCTGTTCGACCGTGTCCGTGCAGCCATCTGA
- a CDS encoding Yip1 family protein, with translation MNPLLSIWGRPTETIHYVLAHKKLTYSLLILALAAVTTAPFSAMQFLFMEDFPIAGVLFIAYFGVLVSTAAGWFIGAGLYTWVGKWLGGKGTYKEMLAIIPLGSLPIVWALPFSVLLVICFIIIRLNDSAFAASFVVAAVFLGPLLMFVFIGLSIYGMVILSKGIGIVHRFSAWKGFGTIAIILGFFMVLYIIFMISLIMIIFPATT, from the coding sequence TTGAATCCATTATTATCGATTTGGGGACGTCCGACAGAGACCATCCATTATGTATTAGCACATAAAAAACTCACTTACAGTTTACTGATCCTGGCGCTTGCAGCCGTCACGACTGCACCGTTTTCCGCCATGCAGTTCCTGTTCATGGAGGATTTTCCGATAGCAGGGGTGCTGTTCATCGCCTATTTCGGAGTGTTGGTGTCGACGGCGGCGGGCTGGTTCATCGGTGCCGGGCTGTATACATGGGTGGGCAAGTGGCTGGGCGGGAAAGGCACTTACAAGGAGATGCTCGCCATCATACCGCTCGGGTCACTGCCCATTGTATGGGCGCTGCCGTTTTCCGTGCTGCTCGTCATCTGTTTCATCATCATCCGGCTGAACGACTCGGCATTTGCCGCTTCCTTCGTGGTCGCCGCCGTGTTCCTCGGTCCGCTCCTCATGTTCGTCTTCATCGGGCTTTCGATCTACGGCATGGTCATCTTGTCAAAAGGAATCGGGATCGTCCATCGCTTCTCTGCCTGGAAAGGGTTCGGTACTATCGCGATTATACTCGGCTTTTTCATGGTCCTGTATATCATCTTCATGATTTCCCTGATCATGATCATATTCCCGGCCACCACCTGA
- a CDS encoding TIGR04104 family putative zinc finger protein, which yields MDSIEQRLKEQLETITFSDDDRKRMIRRVKEEAPKKRVSYVWRYRTVLVAAILLAVVLAGIGLQSPSSPKSHQAAGSTTEQLIQLLGYDSVKTVLLVLLFVSVYALLKWNLKKQRQGLPVCPNCGTVWSRRLALKKFWRGKKVDCPHCGTANYQTKKSRWKTALFNLFIPLLIPVSNLFDASLYGTLVFLGLYFIFMTVLIPYYVDLQLDDPDKEPLW from the coding sequence ATGGATTCGATTGAACAGCGGCTCAAGGAGCAATTGGAGACAATCACTTTCTCGGACGATGACCGGAAGCGGATGATCCGGCGCGTAAAGGAGGAGGCGCCCAAAAAGCGGGTCTCTTATGTCTGGCGCTATCGGACAGTCCTCGTGGCAGCCATCCTTCTGGCGGTTGTGCTGGCAGGAATCGGCCTGCAGTCTCCCTCATCTCCGAAATCCCATCAAGCTGCCGGGAGTACCACGGAACAGCTTATTCAGCTGCTCGGCTATGATTCTGTCAAGACTGTCTTGCTCGTGCTCCTATTCGTAAGTGTGTATGCACTTCTGAAATGGAACCTGAAGAAGCAGAGGCAAGGACTGCCGGTCTGTCCGAATTGCGGGACAGTATGGAGCCGCAGGCTGGCATTGAAGAAATTTTGGAGAGGGAAAAAAGTGGACTGCCCACATTGCGGCACAGCCAATTACCAGACGAAGAAATCGCGGTGGAAGACAGCTCTGTTCAATCTGTTCATCCCGCTGCTGATTCCGGTATCCAATCTGTTTGACGCCAGTTTGTATGGAACGCTGGTATTCCTCGGGCTGTACTTCATCTTCATGACTGTATTGATTCCTTATTATGTCGACCTGCAGCTCGATGATCCCGACAAAGAGCCTCTCTGGTGA
- a CDS encoding class I SAM-dependent methyltransferase produces the protein MGTWFPAIYDTAMKPLEEGEFKRIRKQLVTGAAGRVLEIGYGTGVNFPFYRSAVSVDAIEPNPSMAARAEKKLQDARVPIRLSAASAEKLPFPDDTFDTVVATLVFCTIPDPEKALREIQRVSRQGAKLLFFEHVRLRQPVLRKLQDWLNPMWSRVCDGCQLNRDTLGLIRKVEITVDRVDEYYGKLFLAIEGKNGKMTADRVSPEERQ, from the coding sequence ATGGGGACATGGTTTCCGGCAATCTACGACACAGCGATGAAACCGCTGGAAGAAGGGGAATTCAAACGGATACGGAAACAACTCGTAACAGGAGCTGCCGGACGGGTACTTGAAATCGGATACGGGACAGGCGTGAATTTCCCTTTCTATAGAAGTGCCGTATCGGTTGATGCGATTGAACCCAATCCTTCGATGGCCGCGCGGGCTGAGAAGAAGCTGCAAGACGCCCGTGTGCCGATCCGGCTGTCTGCGGCATCTGCCGAGAAGCTGCCATTTCCGGATGACACGTTCGACACGGTCGTCGCGACGCTCGTATTCTGTACGATTCCGGACCCTGAAAAAGCCCTACGGGAGATACAGCGCGTCAGCCGGCAGGGTGCCAAACTCCTGTTTTTCGAACACGTCCGGCTCCGGCAGCCGGTCCTGCGGAAACTCCAGGACTGGCTGAACCCGATGTGGAGCAGGGTCTGTGACGGCTGCCAGCTGAACCGTGACACACTCGGCTTGATCCGCAAGGTCGAAATTACAGTCGATCGCGTGGATGAGTACTATGGCAAGCTGTTTCTCGCAATTGAAGGAAAAAACGGCAAGATGACTGCAGACAGAGTTTCACCTGAAGAAAGGCAGTGA
- a CDS encoding ABC transporter ATP-binding protein, translating to MTHSHTMLQAESLRKSFGVRKQVQQVLKGIDLRVMEGEFVGIMGPSGAGKTTLLNVLATIDRPTEGAITIDSAPVSSMNDRKLAQFRRDQLGFIFQDYNLLDTLTVKENILLPISVGKVKRAAAEEQFKSIARILGILDLADKYPFEISGGQKQRTSAARALINEPSIVFADEPTGALDSKSAASLLGTLEQVNRERKVTIMMVTHDPAASSYCSRVVFLKDGKVYSELYRGDRTRQQFFQEILKVQGILGGDTVDAL from the coding sequence ATGACACACTCACATACCATGCTTCAGGCGGAGTCCCTCCGGAAATCATTCGGAGTCCGCAAACAGGTGCAGCAAGTACTGAAAGGGATCGATTTGCGTGTAATGGAAGGGGAGTTTGTCGGCATCATGGGACCGTCGGGCGCCGGAAAAACCACTCTCCTGAATGTGCTGGCAACCATCGACCGGCCGACGGAAGGAGCCATAACGATCGACAGTGCACCTGTTTCATCCATGAATGACCGCAAGCTCGCCCAGTTCAGGCGTGACCAGCTCGGGTTCATCTTCCAGGATTATAATCTGCTCGATACGCTGACCGTGAAAGAAAATATCCTTTTGCCCATCTCGGTAGGAAAAGTTAAGCGGGCTGCAGCGGAAGAACAGTTCAAATCGATTGCCCGCATCCTCGGAATTTTGGATTTGGCGGATAAATATCCGTTTGAGATTTCAGGAGGTCAAAAACAAAGGACCTCTGCTGCACGCGCACTCATCAATGAGCCGTCCATCGTCTTCGCAGATGAGCCGACGGGTGCTTTGGATTCGAAATCGGCGGCTTCGCTGCTGGGTACGCTCGAACAGGTGAACCGGGAACGGAAGGTGACGATCATGATGGTGACACATGATCCAGCCGCATCGAGCTACTGCAGCCGGGTCGTCTTCCTGAAAGACGGTAAAGTGTACTCGGAGTTGTATCGGGGAGACCGGACGCGCCAGCAGTTTTTCCAGGAAATCCTGAAAGTCCAGGGAATCCTCGGGGGTGACACTGTTGACGCTCTTTGA
- a CDS encoding class I SAM-dependent methyltransferase, whose amino-acid sequence MNKWQTRFDTEEYIFGKEPNEFIREAAQLYTLGPDILAIAEGEGRNAVYLAGHGNQVTIWDFAESGLAKAQQLAKENGVQLATELKDLAEAAWPENQYDAVICVFGHFPPELRARVLEGVRTAVKPGGLFITEVYAKEQLAYGTGGPKEEDYLYSLADFDVFREWETLRLEQKEVERHEGTGHNGLSCVIQYAGRK is encoded by the coding sequence ATGAATAAATGGCAGACGCGTTTCGATACAGAAGAATACATCTTTGGCAAAGAGCCGAATGAATTCATCCGGGAAGCGGCGCAACTTTATACGCTCGGACCGGATATCCTGGCGATTGCAGAAGGGGAAGGCCGCAATGCTGTCTATCTTGCAGGACATGGCAACCAGGTCACGATCTGGGATTTCGCGGAATCCGGACTCGCCAAGGCACAGCAGCTTGCAAAGGAGAACGGCGTGCAGCTGGCGACGGAACTGAAAGACCTGGCCGAAGCGGCATGGCCGGAAAACCAGTACGATGCAGTCATCTGTGTCTTCGGCCACTTCCCGCCGGAGCTGCGGGCGCGTGTGCTGGAAGGTGTCCGGACTGCAGTGAAACCGGGCGGACTCTTCATCACGGAAGTGTATGCAAAAGAGCAGCTGGCATATGGAACAGGCGGGCCGAAAGAAGAGGACTACCTGTACAGCCTGGCCGACTTCGACGTGTTCAGGGAGTGGGAAACCCTCCGGCTCGAACAGAAGGAAGTCGAGCGCCACGAAGGGACCGGCCATAACGGATTATCCTGTGTCATCCAGTATGCGGGACGGAAGTGA
- a CDS encoding GNAT family N-acetyltransferase → MQLVRPSMEWKEEHEAYMNEWDDARMTPSIFQLQADVSYEDYLQHLAFRESGAGRWLPSTSCFYIDDDRRIVGMIDIRHELDEHMLQVGGHVGYGVRPSERKKGYATRMLAEALKKTDALGIQRVLVTCNSDNEGSAKVILNNGGAEDESFTEDDGTVVRRFWIDRLFGS, encoded by the coding sequence ATGCAGCTTGTCAGACCGTCCATGGAATGGAAGGAAGAACACGAAGCTTATATGAACGAGTGGGACGATGCACGGATGACACCGAGCATCTTCCAGCTTCAAGCGGATGTATCCTATGAAGACTATTTACAGCACTTGGCATTCCGGGAGTCGGGAGCAGGCAGATGGCTGCCGAGCACAAGCTGCTTCTATATCGATGACGACAGACGGATCGTCGGGATGATCGACATCCGTCATGAACTGGACGAGCATATGCTGCAGGTAGGCGGCCATGTCGGCTATGGCGTGCGGCCGTCCGAGAGGAAGAAAGGGTATGCGACCCGCATGCTTGCGGAAGCATTGAAGAAGACGGACGCCCTCGGCATCCAGCGTGTCCTTGTGACATGCAACTCGGACAACGAGGGCTCTGCGAAAGTCATTTTGAACAATGGCGGAGCCGAAGACGAAAGTTTCACGGAAGACGACGGCACGGTCGTCCGTCGATTCTGGATCGACCGGCTGTTCGGCAGCTGA
- a CDS encoding response regulator transcription factor — protein sequence MIYMVEDDHAIFDAVKEHLEQWSYRVAGPDSFHDVMSGFTAAEPQLVIMDIQLPAYDGFHWCREIRSVSKVPIIFLSSRDHPMDIVMAMNMGGDDYVQKPFHMDVLLAKIQAAMRRAYSYSETEDQSDILSWNGASIDLKKGMIESGSREIELTKNELYILALLVKSSDKIVSRDELIRKLWDDERFVNDNTLTVNITRLRQKLGELGLGEAIVTKKGMGYMAVTLKGEAEC from the coding sequence ATGATTTATATGGTGGAAGATGATCATGCGATTTTCGACGCAGTGAAGGAGCACTTGGAACAGTGGTCGTACCGGGTGGCGGGACCTGACTCCTTCCACGATGTGATGTCCGGCTTCACTGCCGCCGAGCCGCAGCTTGTCATCATGGATATCCAGCTGCCGGCCTATGATGGGTTCCATTGGTGCCGGGAAATCCGTTCCGTATCGAAAGTGCCGATCATCTTCCTTTCTTCACGCGATCATCCGATGGATATCGTTATGGCGATGAATATGGGAGGCGATGACTATGTCCAGAAACCGTTTCATATGGACGTGCTGCTAGCTAAGATCCAAGCGGCCATGCGGAGAGCCTATTCTTATAGCGAGACGGAAGACCAGTCGGATATACTTTCCTGGAACGGCGCCAGTATCGATCTGAAGAAAGGAATGATCGAATCCGGCAGCCGGGAAATCGAACTGACGAAAAACGAACTTTATATTTTAGCTTTGCTCGTCAAGTCTTCAGACAAAATCGTATCCCGTGATGAACTGATCCGGAAACTCTGGGATGATGAGCGGTTCGTCAACGATAATACGCTGACAGTCAACATCACCCGCCTTCGGCAGAAACTTGGCGAACTTGGCCTGGGGGAAGCGATTGTCACGAAAAAAGGAATGGGGTATATGGCGGTCACGCTGAAAGGTGAGGCGGAATGCTGA
- a CDS encoding RNA polymerase sigma factor — translation MDSRTIEQVIGEYSDYLLRVAFVYVKNQNTAEDIVQDVFIRFYQHGDQFRNGSSLKTYLVRMTVNRSHDHLRSFAHTRMILTDRLVSLGRQRSPETITMDKEVSQDVLSALLALKTQYREVLALYYYDDWSTVEIAEILGCPEATVRTRLQRARRQLKDKLEQQEGFSHGFD, via the coding sequence TTGGATAGCAGAACGATTGAACAGGTGATCGGGGAGTATAGTGATTATTTGCTTCGCGTCGCCTTTGTGTACGTGAAGAACCAGAATACCGCAGAAGATATCGTACAGGATGTCTTCATCCGATTTTATCAGCATGGGGATCAGTTCCGGAACGGCAGTTCGCTGAAAACGTACCTCGTGCGCATGACAGTGAACCGCAGCCACGATCACCTGCGGAGCTTTGCTCATACACGGATGATACTGACGGATCGTCTGGTGAGCTTAGGAAGGCAGCGCAGTCCGGAAACAATTACTATGGATAAAGAAGTTTCCCAGGATGTGCTGAGTGCATTGCTTGCTTTGAAAACACAGTATCGTGAAGTGCTTGCGCTGTATTACTATGACGATTGGTCGACTGTTGAAATCGCTGAGATCCTGGGCTGCCCGGAAGCGACCGTGCGGACACGGCTGCAGCGGGCACGCCGTCAGCTGAAAGACAAACTGGAACAACAGGAGGGATTCTCGCATGGATTCGATTGA
- a CDS encoding sensor histidine kinase — translation MLREYIADRISWIGLYAAALLLTDLLLFLDAGLPVRMISVLYLNGLLFVVFIAFFGWRYRKETAYYRELQALAEDLPGDWLEALPAAEFNQQSVVTGLLAEIDRSLRIQLTDLQEAVSIEQTDTAAWVHEVKAPLTAMKLVIDTNRTEPAIQKIESAWLRIHLLIDQQLYISRLPSLEADYTVGDTDVIRLAAEEVRYLMPWCLERNIAVDISESPVQTVTDQKWCRFIIRQLLTNAVKYSPAGGVITIETGRDTAGRLTLSVLDEGPGIPAHEQPRIFDKGFTGSAGRIHNAATGLGLFLASRAAGKIGVGLRSGNRERGGTEMMMIFPAENEFDATRM, via the coding sequence ATGCTGAGGGAGTACATTGCAGACCGGATCAGCTGGATCGGATTGTATGCCGCCGCACTGCTGCTGACAGACCTTCTGCTGTTTCTTGACGCAGGGCTCCCCGTGCGCATGATTTCCGTCTTGTACTTGAATGGTCTGCTCTTCGTCGTATTCATCGCATTTTTCGGTTGGCGGTACCGGAAGGAGACCGCTTATTACCGGGAGCTGCAGGCACTGGCGGAAGATCTGCCCGGCGACTGGCTGGAAGCGCTCCCGGCGGCGGAATTCAACCAGCAGTCTGTAGTGACCGGGCTGCTGGCGGAGATCGACCGCTCTTTGCGCATTCAGCTGACCGACTTGCAGGAGGCGGTCAGCATTGAGCAAACTGATACGGCTGCCTGGGTGCACGAAGTGAAAGCACCATTGACAGCGATGAAGCTCGTCATTGACACTAACCGGACAGAACCTGCTATCCAAAAGATCGAATCGGCATGGCTCAGGATCCATCTGCTTATCGACCAGCAGCTGTACATATCACGGCTGCCTTCTCTTGAAGCGGATTATACAGTGGGAGATACGGATGTGATCCGACTGGCAGCAGAAGAAGTCCGTTATCTGATGCCTTGGTGTCTGGAGCGCAACATCGCGGTTGACATCAGTGAGTCACCTGTCCAGACTGTCACGGATCAGAAATGGTGCCGGTTCATCATCCGTCAGCTGTTGACGAACGCCGTCAAATACAGTCCTGCCGGAGGTGTGATCACGATTGAAACCGGGCGCGATACCGCTGGCCGTCTGACGCTGAGTGTGCTGGATGAAGGTCCGGGCATCCCGGCGCACGAACAGCCCCGGATTTTCGACAAGGGGTTCACGGGCAGTGCCGGCCGTATCCATAATGCCGCCACAGGCCTTGGCCTGTTCCTGGCGAGCCGGGCTGCCGGGAAAATCGGGGTCGGACTGCGAAGCGGAAACAGGGAACGAGGCGGTACTGAAATGATGATGATCTTTCCTGCTGAAAACGAATTCGATGCAACCCGAATGTGA
- a CDS encoding FtsX-like permease family protein, protein MTLFDLVLRSMRKNLKHYYLYFFALIVSVVLYFVFASLQHDQMVAAEVSGSLKMSSAFKAAGILLLCIAGVFVLYANSIFLKRRSREVGLYQLVGLSKFTVSRMLVAENLILGTGALAIGIGAGLLVSRVFLLLLMRLVGLEGILSLSFSGAAVAQTVLVFLVLLLLTSLQMIWAVRRSTLIALFKGDRTGENIKKPKTAVSAILAIAGIALISFGYWLSGRMLNAMLFVNMLLVLGSVILGTYLLFRVTIGWVLYQIRKGKNGHLGVADSLSIAPLMHRMKSNANSLTIITVLSAMTLTMLASSYSSYYSAEKETRLLQPYDYMYDNDEAAAKQFETELERAGIPYRSSVIEGLYVDGEYEKSLNATFLDKEVSLRVVNAEQMEESGHPVRISGRQSGTVLDGPVYWLLKNTEVPVGLTIQPDGAREGIQVEKFAEGNAFNTYDFQQTLVVSAEKFKMIKSSVLSGNPEALKRAYVFTINSESDLEEAYALYGKIPSEGKRDDYYSAYQQSLQSTGVLIFIAGFLGLVFLISTGSILYFKQMTEAEQEKASYTTLRQLGFSIPEIMKGIMKKQLFVFGLPLAIGLLHSIFAVKSASFIFMSDIRIPTMIAMGVYVAIYLVFAILTVGYYRKTMKTAL, encoded by the coding sequence TTGACGCTCTTTGACCTTGTCCTCCGCAGTATGAGGAAAAATCTGAAGCATTATTATCTGTACTTTTTCGCTTTGATCGTCAGCGTGGTGCTCTATTTCGTTTTCGCTTCCTTGCAGCATGACCAGATGGTGGCAGCCGAGGTTTCGGGTTCCCTTAAGATGTCATCGGCGTTCAAGGCCGCCGGCATCCTGCTGCTATGCATCGCTGGTGTATTTGTTCTCTATGCGAACAGTATTTTCTTGAAGCGCAGAAGCCGGGAAGTCGGTCTCTATCAGCTGGTCGGCCTGTCAAAGTTTACTGTCAGCCGGATGCTGGTCGCCGAAAACCTGATTCTCGGAACGGGAGCGCTCGCTATCGGGATTGGTGCCGGATTGCTCGTATCCAGGGTCTTTCTCCTGCTGCTGATGCGGCTGGTCGGACTGGAAGGGATTCTGTCCCTGTCGTTTTCCGGAGCCGCCGTCGCTCAGACTGTCCTGGTTTTCCTCGTACTGCTGCTGCTGACTTCCCTGCAGATGATATGGGCTGTCAGACGGAGCACACTGATCGCCCTGTTCAAAGGAGACCGAACCGGAGAGAACATAAAAAAACCGAAGACGGCTGTATCTGCCATACTCGCAATCGCCGGCATCGCCCTTATCTCATTTGGTTACTGGCTGTCCGGCCGGATGCTCAATGCCATGCTGTTCGTCAACATGCTTTTGGTGCTCGGTTCTGTCATCCTCGGTACGTATCTGCTGTTCCGTGTGACAATCGGCTGGGTGCTTTACCAAATACGTAAAGGGAAGAATGGTCATCTTGGAGTAGCCGACAGTCTGTCGATTGCGCCGCTCATGCACCGTATGAAATCGAACGCAAACTCGCTGACTATCATCACCGTCCTGTCCGCCATGACACTGACAATGCTGGCCTCGTCGTATTCGTCCTACTATTCTGCGGAGAAAGAGACCCGGCTTCTGCAACCATACGATTACATGTATGACAACGACGAGGCGGCGGCGAAACAATTTGAAACGGAACTTGAACGCGCTGGCATTCCATACCGTTCCTCCGTAATTGAAGGATTGTATGTCGATGGGGAATACGAGAAATCATTGAACGCGACATTCCTGGATAAGGAGGTATCCCTGCGTGTCGTGAATGCTGAGCAGATGGAGGAGTCCGGTCATCCGGTCCGCATCAGCGGCCGGCAATCGGGAACGGTACTTGACGGACCGGTCTACTGGCTGCTGAAGAACACGGAAGTGCCTGTTGGGCTGACAATTCAGCCGGACGGTGCGCGAGAGGGCATACAAGTTGAAAAGTTTGCGGAAGGGAATGCGTTCAACACGTACGATTTCCAGCAAACTTTAGTGGTCAGCGCCGAGAAATTCAAGATGATCAAGTCCTCTGTACTCAGCGGAAATCCGGAGGCACTTAAAAGAGCCTATGTATTCACGATCAATAGTGAGTCAGATCTGGAAGAAGCATATGCACTCTATGGGAAGATTCCAAGCGAAGGCAAAAGAGATGATTATTACTCCGCTTACCAGCAATCCCTGCAATCGACCGGTGTACTGATCTTCATTGCCGGGTTCCTCGGATTGGTATTCCTCATTTCGACTGGCAGTATCCTATACTTCAAGCAGATGACGGAAGCGGAACAGGAGAAAGCGAGCTATACAACGTTGCGGCAGCTTGGATTCAGCATCCCGGAAATCATGAAAGGGATCATGAAGAAACAGCTCTTCGTCTTCGGGCTTCCGCTCGCCATCGGTCTGCTGCATTCCATCTTCGCTGTAAAGTCCGCTTCGTTCATCTTCATGTCGGACATCCGGATCCCGACGATGATTGCGATGGGCGTGTACGTCGCCATCTATCTCGTCTTTGCTATCCTGACAGTCGGTTATTACAGGAAGACGATGAAGACCGCGTTATGA
- a CDS encoding MFS transporter, translating into MDFRVLLLAISAITVGLVELVVGGILPTIADDLDISIATAGQLITIFALVYAIAGPVLLSLTAKFERKQLFIITLAIFFAGNVMTVLSPNFAIMMTARVITAASAALVIVLALTITARIAHPSKRAKALGYIYMGVSSSLVLGVPIGIVITNAFGWRTVFIGIAVLTIGSILLISKFFEKIPAGEVQPLSEQLKALANKKIIFAHLATMFMLAGHYTVYAYFTPFLETTMHLAPSWISVFYFLFGIAAVGGGAFGGSLASRLGSKKSILIILAAFSVSLFILPVSTSFMPVFIVVMMAWGALSWALAPAQQDYIIQTDPASSDIHQSFNNSALQVGIALGSGIGGIAFSHTGSVTSMPAVGGSIVIIAFVCAAISLSMAVRTRRSRQNPLPHANERLH; encoded by the coding sequence TTGGATTTTCGTGTACTTCTATTAGCCATCTCCGCGATCACAGTCGGATTGGTGGAGCTTGTGGTCGGCGGTATTTTACCGACCATTGCAGATGATCTGGACATCTCGATTGCAACCGCCGGGCAGCTCATTACGATTTTTGCGCTCGTCTATGCAATCGCTGGGCCCGTCCTGCTGTCACTCACTGCAAAATTCGAACGTAAACAGCTATTCATCATCACCCTGGCCATCTTCTTTGCCGGCAACGTCATGACCGTCCTCAGTCCGAACTTTGCGATCATGATGACTGCCCGTGTCATCACGGCTGCCAGTGCGGCGCTGGTCATCGTCTTGGCGCTGACCATCACGGCCCGCATTGCACATCCGAGCAAACGGGCAAAAGCGCTTGGCTATATCTATATGGGGGTCAGTTCCTCGCTCGTACTCGGTGTGCCGATCGGTATCGTCATTACAAATGCTTTCGGCTGGCGGACGGTCTTCATCGGCATCGCTGTCCTGACGATCGGGTCGATCCTGCTCATCAGCAAATTCTTTGAAAAGATTCCGGCGGGCGAAGTGCAGCCGCTGTCCGAGCAGCTGAAAGCGCTGGCCAATAAGAAAATCATCTTTGCGCATCTTGCGACGATGTTCATGCTGGCCGGGCATTACACCGTGTATGCCTACTTCACACCGTTCCTGGAGACGACGATGCATCTTGCCCCATCCTGGATCAGTGTCTTCTACTTCCTATTCGGCATCGCAGCAGTCGGAGGCGGTGCGTTCGGCGGCAGCCTTGCGTCACGTCTCGGCTCGAAGAAGAGCATCCTGATCATCCTTGCCGCTTTTTCTGTCAGTCTGTTCATACTGCCGGTCTCTACGAGTTTCATGCCGGTCTTCATCGTCGTCATGATGGCATGGGGAGCGTTGAGCTGGGCGCTCGCACCAGCGCAGCAGGATTACATCATCCAGACCGATCCGGCATCCTCGGATATCCATCAAAGTTTCAATAACTCGGCGCTGCAAGTCGGCATTGCACTCGGCTCCGGTATCGGCGGGATCGCCTTCAGCCATACCGGCAGTGTGACCAGCATGCCGGCGGTCGGGGGATCGATTGTCATCATCGCCTTCGTGTGTGCCGCCATTTCCCTTTCGATGGCAGTCCGGACACGTCGATCCCGTCAAAACCCCCTTCCCCATGCGAATGAAAGATTGCATTGA
- a CDS encoding DIP1984 family protein, whose protein sequence is MKLAEALIERADYQKRIEQLKKRIHMNLRVQEGDEPAEDPSAMLAELAEIRQALTGLIKRINRTNCQVRYDGERTLADALTERDQLYDQRQLLAKVVEEASQHIDRYSQSEIRIVSTVDVRALQKQADQLSKAFREMDTQIQGMNWTIDLQQ, encoded by the coding sequence ATGAAATTGGCGGAAGCGCTCATTGAGCGTGCGGATTACCAGAAACGGATCGAGCAGCTGAAAAAACGGATCCATATGAATCTGAGAGTGCAGGAAGGCGACGAGCCAGCCGAAGACCCATCAGCGATGCTGGCGGAACTGGCGGAGATCCGGCAGGCGCTGACCGGCCTCATCAAGCGCATCAATCGGACGAACTGCCAAGTCCGGTATGACGGAGAACGGACGCTTGCCGATGCCCTGACGGAACGCGATCAGCTGTACGATCAGCGGCAGCTGCTGGCGAAAGTGGTGGAAGAGGCCTCCCAGCACATCGACCGCTACAGTCAGTCGGAAATCCGGATCGTCAGCACGGTCGATGTGAGGGCGCTCCAGAAGCAGGCCGATCAGCTGTCGAAAGCATTCCGGGAAATGGATACGCAGATCCAGGGGATGAACTGGACGATCGACCTTCAGCAATGA